In the Streptomyces coeruleoprunus genome, CACGGTGCTTCCCGGTGGCACGGGTGAACGCCATGAAGGGGCTGGTCCTTTCCTTCCCTCTCGCCTACCGGGTTAGCTGACGGGTTCGGAGCAGGAAGGTCTCCTACGGACCCCTCCGCACGGGTGCGAAGGCGTCCGATTCACCCCAGGGGACGGTGGGTCCCCGGCTCCCCGGGCTCGCGCCCTGCGGGGATTCGGCGATCGCTGCCCGATGCCGCGGATGCGGCGCGTGCAACGGGCGGGCAGCGCCTGAGACGTTAGGCGGCTGATCTTTCAATCACCAAACGGACACGGTTTTTTGTAGCGCACGCCACAGGGCAGACACCCAACGTCCCCAATAAAACGGACATATGCGTCCGCACAAACGGAACCCCGGCATCCGTGTGGATGCCGGGGTTCCGTACGGCCGGTTCTGTACGGCCGGTTTCCGCCTGAGAGGCCGGGTCTTGGCCGATCAGCCCGTCACGACGGTCACTTCGCCGATGCCCAGCGCCTCGACCGGCTCCTTGATCTGCGCCGCGTCACCCACGAGCACGGTGACCAGACGGTCGACCGGGAAGGCGTTGACGGCCGCCGCCGTTGCCTCCACCGTGCCGGTCTCGGCCAGCCGGACGTACAGCTGCGCCTGGAAGTCGTCCGGCAGCTGCTGCTCGACCTGGTCGGCGAGCGTCCCGGCGACGGAGGCGGCCGTCTCGTACTTGAGCGGGGCCACGCCCACCAGGTTGTGCACGGCCGCGTCGCGCTCGGCGTCCGTCAGGCCCTCGGCGGCCAGGGTGCGCAGCACCTTCCACAGATCGTCCAGCGCCGGCCCCGTGTTGGGCGTGTCCACCGAGCCGCTGATGGCGAGGAGCGACGCGCCCGTGCCGTCCGCGGTCGAGCGCAGGACCTGGCCGAAGGCGCGCACGCCGTACGTGTAGCCCTTCTCCTCGCGCAGCACACGGTCGAGGCGCGAGGTGAGCGTCCCGCCCAGGCAGTACGTGCCGACCACCTGCGCGGGCCAGACGCGGTCGTGCCGGTCGGCCCCGATACGGCCGATGAGCAGCTGCGTCTGCACGGCACCGGGGCGGTCCACGATGATGACCCGGCCGGTGTCGTCGGCGGTGATGGGCGAAACCGTCCGGGCCCGGCCCGCGTCGCCGGTCCAGGTGCCGAGGGTGTCCGCGAGCACCGTGTCGAGATCGATTCCGGTCAGGTCGCCGACCACGACGGCGGTGGCCGTGGCGGGGCGGACGTGGGCCTCGTAGAAGGCCCGTACGGCCGCGGAGTCGATCCGGGCGACGGTCTCCTCGGAGCCCTGGCGGGGCCGGGACATGCGCGCGGTGGCCGGGAACAGATCGGCGTAGAGCTGCTTGGCGGCGCGGCGGGCCGGGTTCGCCGTCTCGTGCGGGATCTCGTCGAGACGGTTGCGGACCAGGCGGTCGACCTCGCTGTCGGCGAAGGCGGGGGCGCTGAGCGCCTCGGCGAGCAGGCCCATGGCCTTGGCCAGCCGGGAGGCCGGCACCTCCAGGGAGACCCGTACGGCCGGGTGGTCGGCGTGCGCGTCGAGGGTGGCGCCGCAGCGCTCCAGCTCGGCGGCGAACTCCTCGGCGGAGTGCTTGTCGGTGCCCTCGGACAGGGCGCGCGCCATGATCGTGGCGACGCCGTCCAGGCCCTCGGGCTCGGCGTCGAGCGGGGCGTCGAGGATGATCTCGACGGCCACGACCTGCTGGCCCGGACGGTGGCAGCGCAGCACGGTCAGGCCGTTGTCGAGCGTGCCCCGCTCGGGCGCCGGGAAGGCCCAGGGCCGCGGGGTGCCGGGCTGGGGCTGCGGGTGGAACTCCATGCTGGTCAGAGACACGGCAGCGTCGGTCACTGGTCCGCTCCCTCTTCCTGGTCGCTGTCGGTGTCGGTGCCGGTCTCGTGGTCGTTCTCGGCGGTGAGGGGCTCGTAGACGAGGACGGCCCGGTTGTCGGGGCGCAGCCGTGCCGCGGCGACGGCCTGCACCTCGTCGGCGGTGATTTCCAGGACCCGCTGGACGGCCGTGAGCGCCAGCTGCGGGTCGCCGAAGAGCACGGCGTACCGGCACAGTTCGTCGGCGCGGCCCGCGACCGTGCCGAGCCGGTCCAGCCACTCGCGCTCCAGCTGGGCCTGGGCGCGCTCCATCTCCTCCGCCGTGGGGCCCTCGGCGGCGAAGCGGGCCAGCTCGTCGTCGACGGCCGTCTCGATGTCCGGGACCTCGACACCGGCCGACGTCTTCACGTCCAGCCAGCCGAGCGAGGGCGCGCCGGCGAGCCGCAGCAGGCCGAAGCCGGCGGCGACGGCGGTGCGGTCGTGGCGGACGAGCCGGTTGTGGAGGCGGGACGACTCGCCGCCGCCGAGGATGGTGAGCGCCAGGTCGGCGGCGTCGCACGCGCGCGTGCCGTCGTGCGGGAGCCGGTAGGCGGCCATCAGGGCGCGGGCCGGGACCTCCTCCTCGACGACCTCGCGGAGCTGCTCGCCGATGATGTCGGGCAGCGTGCCGTCGCGCGGCGCGGCCTTGCCGTCGTGCGTCGGGATGGAGCCGAAGTACTTCTCGATCCAGGCGAGGGTCTGCTCGGGGTCGATGTCGCCGACGACCGAGAGGACCGCGTTGTTCGGCGCGTAGTACGTACGGAAGAAGTTCCGCGCGTCCTCGAGGGTGGCGGCGTCCAGGTCGGCCATGGAGCCGATCGGCGTGTGGTGGTAGGGGTGGCCGTCCGGGTAGGCCATGGCGGTCAGCCGCTCGAAGGCGGTGCCGTACGGCACGTTGTCGTACCGCTGGCGGCGCTCGTTCTTGACGACGTCCCGCTGGTTCTCCATGGACTCGTCGTCGAGCGCGGCGAGCAGGGAGCCCATGCGGTCGGCCTCGAGCCAGAGCGCCAGCTCCAGCTGGTGGGCGGGCATCGTCTCGAAGTAGTTGGTGCGCTCGAAGCTGGTCGTGCCGTTGAGCGACCCGCCGGCGCCCTGGACCAGCTCGAAGTGGCCGTTGCCCTGGACCTGCTTCGAACCCTGGAACATCAGGTGCTCGAAGAGGTGGGCGAGGCCGGTGCGGCCCTTGACCTCGTGGCGCGAGCCGACGTCGTACCAGAGGCAGACCGCGGCGACCGGGGTCAGGTGGTCCTCGGAGAGCACCACGCGCAGGCCGTTGGCCAGCCGGTGCTCGGTCGCTGTCAGGCCGCCGGAGCCGGCCTGGGCTGTGGCCGTGTGACCCATGGGCATGTACGTCCCTTCGATCGCGTCATGGAAAAGTCCTGCCACTGTATGCAAGCGCACCGACGTCCCGGGAAGTTCCCGGCGGCGGCCCGCGTCCCCCTTCCGGGTCGTGCCTTCCCCGCCACGCTTCCGGGAAGCCCCCGGGTCGCGGTCGGTGCTGTCAGTGGGACGGTCCACAATGGTCCGCGTCAGATCAACCTTGTTGGTGAAGGAGCCGCAGCAGCGATGGCCCGCCGCAGCACGAAGACCACGCCGTCCGACGATTTCGAGGAGCGGATCCTCGACATCGACGTCGTCGACGAAATGCAGGGCTCCTTCCTCGAGTACGCGTACTCGGTGATCTACTCCCGGGCCCTGCCGGACGCGCGTGATGGCATGAAGCCGGTACACCGCCGGATCGTGTACCAGATGAACGAGATGGGGCTGCGTCCCGAGCGCGGCTTCGTCAAGTGCGCCCGCGTCGTCGGCGAGGTGATGGGCAAGCTCCACCCGCACGGCGACGCGTCGATCTACGACGCCCTGGTCCGCATGGCACAGCCGTTCTCGATGCGGCTGCCGCTCGTCGACGGCCACGGCAACTTCGGCTCGCTCGGCAACGACGACCCGCCGGCGGCCATGCGGTACACCGAGTGCCGGATGGCGGACGCGACGTCGCTGATGACCGAGTCGATCGACGAGAACACGGTCGACTTCGTGCCGAACTACGACGGACAGGAGCGCGAGCCGGTCGCCCTGCCCGCCGCCTTCCCGAACCTGCTGGTCAACGGCGCGTCCGGCATCGCGGTCGGCATGGCCACCAACATGCCGCCGCACAACCTGGGCGAGGTGATCGCCGCCGCCCGGCACCTGATCAGGCACCCGGGCGCCGACCTGGACACGCTGATGCGGTTCGTGCCGGGCCCGGATCTGCCGACCGGTGGCCGGATCGTGGGCCTGTCGGGCATCCGCGACGCGTACGAGTCGGGCCGTGGCACGTTCAAGATCCGCGCGACGGCGACCGTGGAGAACGTCACGGCCCGCCGCAAGGGCCTCGTCGTCACCGAGCTGCCCTTCACGGTCGGCCCGGAGAAGGTCATCGCCAAGATCAAGGACCTGGTCTCCTCCAAGAAGCTCCAGGGCATCGCCGATGTGAAGGACCTCACGGACCGCGAGCACGGGCTGCGCCTGGTCATCGAGATCAAGAACGGCTTCATCCCCGAGGCCGTGCTGGAGCAGCTGTACAAGCTGACGCCGATGGAGGAGTCCTTCGGCATCAACAATGTGGCGCTCGTGGACGGCCAGCCGGTCACCCTGGGCCTGAAGGAACTGCTGGAGGTCTACCTCGACCACCGCTTCGAGGTGGTGCGGCGGCGCAGCGAGTTCCGCCGCGGCAAGAAGCAGGACCGGCTCCACCTCGTGGAGGGCCTGCTCGTCGCGCTCCTCGACATCGACGAGGTCATCCGCCTGATCCGGTCGAGCGACAACTCGGCGCAGGCGAAGGAGCGCCTGATCGAGCGGTTCGGTCTGAGCGAGATCCAGACGCAGTACATCCTGGACACGCCGCTGCGCCGGCTCACCAAGTTCGACCGCCTGGAGCTGGAGAGCGAGCGCGACCGGCTGAACGAGGAGATCGAGCAGCTGACGCGCATCCTCGACTCGGACGCCGAGCTGCGCAAGCTCGTCTCCTCCGAACTGGCCGCGGTGGCGAAGAAGTTCGGCACGGAGCGGCGCACGGTGCTGCTGGAGTCGGCCGGGGCGCCCGCGGCGGCCGTGCCGCTGGAGGTCGCGGACGACCCGTGCCGGGTGCTGCTGTCGTCGACGGGGCTGCTGGCGCGTACGGCGTCGGGCGAGCCGCTGCCGGAGGGCGACGGCAGGCGCACGAAGCACGACGTCATCGTGTCGTCGGTGCCGGCGACGCAGCGCGGCGACGTGGGCGCGG is a window encoding:
- a CDS encoding pitrilysin family protein, producing MEFHPQPQPGTPRPWAFPAPERGTLDNGLTVLRCHRPGQQVVAVEIILDAPLDAEPEGLDGVATIMARALSEGTDKHSAEEFAAELERCGATLDAHADHPAVRVSLEVPASRLAKAMGLLAEALSAPAFADSEVDRLVRNRLDEIPHETANPARRAAKQLYADLFPATARMSRPRQGSEETVARIDSAAVRAFYEAHVRPATATAVVVGDLTGIDLDTVLADTLGTWTGDAGRARTVSPITADDTGRVIIVDRPGAVQTQLLIGRIGADRHDRVWPAQVVGTYCLGGTLTSRLDRVLREEKGYTYGVRAFGQVLRSTADGTGASLLAISGSVDTPNTGPALDDLWKVLRTLAAEGLTDAERDAAVHNLVGVAPLKYETAASVAGTLADQVEQQLPDDFQAQLYVRLAETGTVEATAAAVNAFPVDRLVTVLVGDAAQIKEPVEALGIGEVTVVTG
- a CDS encoding pitrilysin family protein, with the translated sequence MGHTATAQAGSGGLTATEHRLANGLRVVLSEDHLTPVAAVCLWYDVGSRHEVKGRTGLAHLFEHLMFQGSKQVQGNGHFELVQGAGGSLNGTTSFERTNYFETMPAHQLELALWLEADRMGSLLAALDDESMENQRDVVKNERRQRYDNVPYGTAFERLTAMAYPDGHPYHHTPIGSMADLDAATLEDARNFFRTYYAPNNAVLSVVGDIDPEQTLAWIEKYFGSIPTHDGKAAPRDGTLPDIIGEQLREVVEEEVPARALMAAYRLPHDGTRACDAADLALTILGGGESSRLHNRLVRHDRTAVAAGFGLLRLAGAPSLGWLDVKTSAGVEVPDIETAVDDELARFAAEGPTAEEMERAQAQLEREWLDRLGTVAGRADELCRYAVLFGDPQLALTAVQRVLEITADEVQAVAAARLRPDNRAVLVYEPLTAENDHETGTDTDSDQEEGADQ
- a CDS encoding DNA topoisomerase IV subunit A produces the protein MARRSTKTTPSDDFEERILDIDVVDEMQGSFLEYAYSVIYSRALPDARDGMKPVHRRIVYQMNEMGLRPERGFVKCARVVGEVMGKLHPHGDASIYDALVRMAQPFSMRLPLVDGHGNFGSLGNDDPPAAMRYTECRMADATSLMTESIDENTVDFVPNYDGQEREPVALPAAFPNLLVNGASGIAVGMATNMPPHNLGEVIAAARHLIRHPGADLDTLMRFVPGPDLPTGGRIVGLSGIRDAYESGRGTFKIRATATVENVTARRKGLVVTELPFTVGPEKVIAKIKDLVSSKKLQGIADVKDLTDREHGLRLVIEIKNGFIPEAVLEQLYKLTPMEESFGINNVALVDGQPVTLGLKELLEVYLDHRFEVVRRRSEFRRGKKQDRLHLVEGLLVALLDIDEVIRLIRSSDNSAQAKERLIERFGLSEIQTQYILDTPLRRLTKFDRLELESERDRLNEEIEQLTRILDSDAELRKLVSSELAAVAKKFGTERRTVLLESAGAPAAAVPLEVADDPCRVLLSSTGLLARTASGEPLPEGDGRRTKHDVIVSSVPATQRGDVGAVTSAGRLLRISVIDLPQMPDTAGAPNLSGGAPLSEFLTLEKDERVVCLTTLDESSPGLALGTLQGVVKRVVPDYPANKEELEVISLKEGDRIVGATELRTGEEDLVFITSDAQLLRFQASQVRPQGRPAGGMAGIKLAAGAEVISFTAVDPAADAVVFTVAGATGTLDASAGTSAKLTPFDQYPRKGRATGGVRCQRFLKGEDVLVLAWAGASPARAAQKNGAPVELPDVDPRRDGSGSPLPKPVAVLASPAS